In the genome of Pongo pygmaeus isolate AG05252 chromosome 9, NHGRI_mPonPyg2-v2.0_pri, whole genome shotgun sequence, one region contains:
- the RPS3 gene encoding small ribosomal subunit protein uS3, giving the protein MAVQISKKRKFVADGIFKAELNEFLTRELAEDGYSGVEVRVTPTRTEIIILATRTQNVLGEKGRRIRELTAVVQKRFGFPEGSVELYAEKVATRGLCAIAQAESLRYKLLGGLAVRRACYGVLRFIMESGAKGCEVVVSGKLRGQRAKSMKFVDGLMIHSGDPVNYYVDTAVRHVLLRQGVLGIKVKIMLPWDPTGKIGPKKPLPDHVSIVEPKDEILPTTPISEQKGGKPEPPAMPQPVPTA; this is encoded by the exons ATGGCCGTGCAAATATCTAAGAAGAGGAAG TTTGTCGCTGATGGCATCTTCAAAGCTGAACTGAATGAGTTTCTTACTCGGGAGCTGGCTGAAGATGGCTACTCTGGAGTTGAGGTGCGAGTTACACCAACCAGGACAGAAATCATTATCTTAGCCACCAG AACACAGAATGTTCTTGGTGAGAAGGGCCGGCGGATTCGGGAACTGACTGCTGTAGTTCAGAAGAGGTTTGGCTTTCCAGAGGGCAGTGTAGAG CTTTATGCGGAAAAGGTGGCCACTAGAGGTCTGTGTGCCATTGCCCAGGCAGAGTCTCTGCGTTACAAACTCCTAGGAGGGCTTGCTGTGCGGAG GGCCTGCTATGGTGTGCTGCGGTTCATCATGGAGAGTGGGGCCAAAGGCTGCGAGGTCGTGGTGTCTGGGAAACTCCGAGGACAGAGGGCTAAATCCATGAAGTTTGTGGATGGCCTGATGATCCACAGCGGAGACCCTGTTAACTACTACGTTGACACTGCTGTGCGCCACGTGTTGCTCAGACAGG GTGTGCTGGGCATCAAGGTGAAGATCATGCTGCCTTGGGACCCAACTGGTAAGATTGGCCCTAAGAAGCCCCTGCCTGACCACGTGAGCATCGTGGAACCGAAAGATGAGATACTGCCCACCACCCCCATCTCAGAACAGAAGGGTGGGAAGCCAGAGCCGCCTGCCATGCCCCAGCCAGTCCCCACAGCATAA